Sequence from the Serinus canaria isolate serCan28SL12 chromosome 24, serCan2020, whole genome shotgun sequence genome:
GGTGTGTTCTATAAATTTTCCAAAACTGAGTTACCATTGCCTATGTACCTTTAgttgttaaaaatatatatatggcTTTATCACAGTGTTGACTTGTTTTGTTGTAATCTTGTGGAAGAAGAGTTATGAGGATTGTAGGAGAGAGAATAATATCTTAGCAAGTTTACTTTTCTGTACCTCCATCTTTCTTTTACTTCAAAGGCTTGTTCTATTAAGAACTGTTCATGTGTAAACTTCAGGGGGTGGAAGGTTGAATTCTCTTTTAAATGGTCTCTCAGGGTTTATCACTGACACAGCTCTACCACCTTGTCTCTTTAAAGCATGAGAAAACTGTGGCTTACTTTGTTTATAAGCAGATTCTAATTATGCCACTTTTCTAAAACGCTGAGATTTCTTTAGATGTTGCTGAAAAAGgtagtgaaattaaaaatacatggatGGCTGAAGGTTTTATGAGAGGTATATCACAGGAATATAGAGGCTGGAATCACATGGGCTGAGGTGGTTCTGATGTTCCAGTTAAGGcgggaatttttttccttaggagaAGTTTGCTAGTGATAGTCACTTTCTcttcactttttgttttcccaactTTTCACTATTTTCCTAATGTGTTAGTATGGGTTTACCTGTGGTACCTGATCCCTTTCTTATAGTCAGGCAAGGTAAGACTTCTAGTGCTGGGGAACTCTTTACTGATGGGTTGGTTTAACTTCTTCCTGTTGTGAGTCTGTCATGCTTGTAGTTGCagaatagtaataataataatggtcATGAAACAGTCAGCTTTCATGTGGTATTGTTAGTGAGGGGAGTTAAATTTTGTCAGCCTCTTCAGTGAAACATGACTTATGATTAATTGCTCATGCACTTTCTGTCCTTGCATTTCAGGAGGAGAGCATCCCCATTGCTTTATCTGGTAGGGATATCTTGGCTAGAGCAAAAAATGGAACAGGCAAGAGTGGAGCCTACCTCATTCCTTTACTTGAACGGCTAGACTTAAAGAAGGACAATATACAAGGTCAGTTGAGGTGGATCACACTTAGCTGTTGCCAGGTAATGGTGTCAGTCACTACATTAGAGATTTGAATCTAAAACTGGTTAATGAAATTGGGCAATGTATGTTATCTCCTTGTACTTCCAGAGAAAGCTAGTGGGGAGTGATGATGGGGAGGTGTAATTTGCAAAGTCCCACAGTTGTTTTCAAGAAGTTCAAATAGAAGAAGGCTTGtaaatttttctgtcttgccCTGGAAAGCGAATGTGGAGTAATAAGCAAGCATGCTGGCTGGGATACTTGTGCAATGGGTGCATCAAGGGCTGGAGAACCCTTGCATGGAATTTGCCTTGTCAAAAGCAGTTCCTAGGTCTTGTTCAGGATACCCAGAGTGGAATTCCTAGACTGTGCTTTTCATTGTTTTACATGAAGTCTCTGTCTCCTTTGAGGATGATTTTTTAAGATACAGGGTGTTACTAGTAACTCACAGTGATGTTTTTAACTTCTAGCAATGGTGATTGTTCCCACCCGTGAACTAGCCCTGCAGGTCAGTCAAATCTGTATCCAAGTCAGCAAGCACATGGGAGGTGCCAAAGTGATGGCAACAACGGGAGGAACCAATTTGCGAGATGACATAATGAGACTTGATGATACAGGTCAGAGCACTTTAGCTATGCTAAAGGTTGCTGTTTCTTTGTGGCTTTTGCAATGGGGTCATAGAATTTCTGCTTGTTATTATTTGCCTGTTTACAGAACGGACTACAGTGTCTTATTTGGTGTTCGTATACTGTTGTCATTCTTCCAAAGTGTTGGTGTGAAACACGGCCATGAATACTGGAAGAAAAGACAGTTTTAATCACCTTAacattgtgggtttttttttctctcttttctttttttctctctcttctaaTCTTACAGTGCATGTGGTGATAGCTACCCCTGGGAGAATTCTCGATCTCATCAAGAAAGGAGTAGCAAAAGTTGAGCATGTCCAGATGATAGTATTGGATGAGGCAAGTTGCTTATGTTAAATGTTCCGGGATTTTAACACCAAGTTAAAGGAATGATGTGTCTCAGTGAGTGTCTTTTGGTGCACAGCAGTGATTCAAACTTGCTTAGAGACATTTTAAGGTCTTCCCcatttctcagtatttttgAGAAACTGTTTTGACGCTAGGAATTTTTTGCATGTAAATCTTctaagaaaacaggaaaggcaaATCTTCCTAGGCTGTCTTTGCCGATGCTGAAGAATGGAGTAACAGTCTATTCTGCAACAAAGGAATACATTTCATTTGGTTTCTGTTTGAGTCAGCTGTGCTTACTATGTAATTGTatataaaattgatttttgagCATCCAATAGCATACAAGCTTCTGAGTGAGAATATAGTAGTTTAAAAGCTCTTGGAGCCctggtaactttttttttccttcccccaaaTACATAGTTACCAAAAGGCTAAAATCCTATGCCATTATTTTAACTTGCTGCTTATTACTTCTGTTGTACAGGCAGATAAGTTGCTGTCTCAAGATTTTGTCCAGATAATGGAAGACATAATTCTCACGCTACCTAAAAACAGACAGATTTTGCTCTACTCAGCCACTTTTCCTTTGAGTGTGCAGAAGTTCATGGTGAGTGGAGATGTGTCCCTATAGGTATGGTGATGGTGGTGACATTGTGCAGGAAGGGTGTGAATGAGTGGTACATAGCTGTTAGTGCTTGGTATTTTAAATAGCTAATATCTAAACTTCGCAGGTTTAAATCTAAATCAGCCTAAGTCTAGGACAGAAGTTTGAAAGTTTTTGACTCGCAGTTGGATTAATGGGAAGTTAGGTGTATGCCTATAAGGTGCTGTTTTCTACACTGTGTATTAATTACATCATCTGTGTGGATTTGCCTCTGGAGGGTGCTCCTGTTTGGCCTGCTTAGTCATCTTGGATTTGTAAGTAATTGTTTGTGAAATTTACCCACCCTGTCTGTTTTCAGCATAGCATGAAGAGTGAGTAGCTAAGTAGTGCATCCTTGCCTTGGAGGAAGTTAAATGTGGTGTAGAGTGGGAACTACGTACACTATTTTGCACGTAGATCTGCCTGCTTTAtcaatatctttatttttcagaattccCATTTGCAGAAACCCTATGAGATTAATCTGATGGAGGAGCTGACCTTGAAGGGAGTTACTCAGTACTATGCCTATGTCACTGAGCGTCAGAAAGTGCACTGCCTCAATACACTCTTTTCCAGGGtaaggagcagggctgtgtcaggagCATACCAGAAGCTTTTTCTCTCTTGGGATCATGAATAAGGCTGAGTATTTTAAAGGCAGCCTaatgaaagcttttctttgtCAAAATGTGCTATGGTATCTTAGGCTAAAAATGCATGCTTCTTGTCCAGCATCTCTGTGCTACATTCCTATACAAAAATATAGCTGATGTAAATTACCAGGAGCATACTTGCTGTGCTTTCTTTCTGGATGGGATTTAGAAGTGTCTGGGATCCTCTGTTaataaaatgctgcatttattGAGAACACTATTTATATGTTCAGCTCCAGATTAACCAGTCGATCATTTTCTGCAACTCCTCTCAACGGGTTGAATTGCTAGCCAAAAAGATCTCCCAGCTGGGCTATTCCTGCTTTTATATCCATGCTAAAATGAGGCAGGTGAGTATGAAGTCTTTTCCACCCCACCTCAGGCTTTACTGAACAGCTGAATGAAGTCTCCTGCTTGCTTTAAGTTTGCATGTTCTTCATAAACTGAAACACGTATTGCTTTGCTGTAGCTTTGGTTTTAGATACCCACTGCCAaccttcccccatcccagctctcttTCCGGAGTATTCAGTGTATGTGGCCAGTTGGTATTTTACTAGTTCAGGTCAGGTTAATTAGTCCCAGTGTAAGCACAAACTGCAGCCAGAAGTCACAGTTCTTAGCGCTGCTGCCTTGCTTTGGCAGCATGGGGAGCCAGGGTAGACTAACTCAGATGAAAACGGACCTGAATTAAATTACAGAACCCCCAGTACGTAGCCCATTGAGTGCCCTCTGTGGCTTTGCAAACAGTAATCTTGCACTGTGACTGCAGGAGAATCTGAGAATTTGAGGAGATGGATTGGATCAAACCTCTTGGTGAAAGCTGTGGCTAGTGTGTGGTGACCAGACACTTGTGGCCGTGGTGTTGCTGGTAAAAAATGCCATTGCAGTTTTGCTGGTGCAGAAGTTTCTGTTAATTGTACAGTAGCTCCTGTACAATACTTCCTCTAGCTTCACACCGTTAAAAGATGTCAGAAGGCTGAAGTGATGCGTGTAGAACTGGCTtactttgaaacatttttaaaagattttatatGTAACCTAGTATAGCTTGCTACTCATGCAACTGACAGGTAGTGCCAATGTTTGCTGGGCCAGAGGCAGAGCAATAATTGTGCAGAAACAGAAGTGGTGGTGTTATTGAGAACAGAGAGATATGGAAGTGGGTTTCTCGATGTTTGATTTTTGTATGCTGTTGATCAGTCAGTAGATATAAAAACTAGCTGTACTTATCTTTTTGGATAAGTACAGCTATGTTTTTGCAGAATGCTCAACAGTGATATTATTTAATCTTAGTGTGGCCTAAAGTGAGGTGATTGTGAGGGGAGAGTCTTCACAGGAAACTGACTCATCGCACCCCAAATTCTGAATTGGTAGTGGGAAATGCTTCATACTGGAAAAGGAAGTTACTATCAGCTTCAGTTTTTGAAGGAGCGAATCAAACATATGAAATTTGGCAAGGGGGGGGCTGGAGAAAGAGAGCAGTCAAAATATCAGTTTAACTTCCTTGAAGTGATTTTCACTTTAGATAGTCCTTTTCTGAGATGGTTTTGATGCCACCATAGGAGATTTTAAAACACAGTAAGGTAATTACCTTTGTTGAGAAGTGGGATCAAGACCCTCTAGAGTTAATTCTTTAGAATATATGGTAAGGAGTGCTAAAAAATTTGTTCTGGCATCTTGTTTCAACTCAGCTGTTATCTAACTACAACTGGAGAAATGCATGCAGTTGAAGTTGAGTGTTAGTTACTGGAGTATATCTGAAAGTAAGAGCTGGTTGGTTTgtaggttttggttttttgtttctctctgtttatatgtatgtatttcCAGGAGCACCGCAATCGTGTATTCCATGATTTCCGAAATGGCTTGTGCCGCAATCTCGTTTGCACTGGTGAGAGTTCCTAAACATTTTCCTGTTCCTAAATTTTATTATAGAAAGTGCATTAGCCCAGTATTGTAGATCAGTTAGCTGtaataaaccaaaacaagatGTTTTAGTAAGATGTCTCTTTGTCAAGCCTGCATGTTAGCAGCGTGCAGCACTCCTTTAGGCATGAggaattttgtcttttgtgAAGGTGCAGCTTGCCAAGAAATCATTTTACTGCaatagtgttttctttttattttcacgTGTGAGGGTTCCCTGAGTTGTTGGGTTGTAAACTGTATGATATACCAGTAGAGCTGTGACTATGGTCATGTGAAGTTATCTGATTCTTTTAAGTGTTTATAGCTcactttttcaaaatacttccGTAGTTTTGACTGGCCTGTATATGATCTGAGTTCTTTGTTGTATGGCCTGTTTATGGCAATACCTGGCAGCGTCTGCTATCACTACATATGTCTGGGCCATCTTAACAAAAATCGCTAGAAGCAGAATAGAAGTAGTTGAGGTGGTGGAATGTAGTTCAGATCTCAAGTCTGTTGTGACACTGGCAGTGCACAATTCTATGTGAAGAGATGCTTGAGAAGAACTGCTCTGAAATAGTgtaatgtggaaaaaaatagctttgtGGTTATTTTTTCTGCATAGGTGCGCAGAtctggtggttttggtttttcttcttacATTATTCATGTTTACAAGGTATACAGAGCAAGAGGAAGCTGTAACAGGATTGTATATAAGCTGCCTTTGATACAAGGAAAGCTTATATCTGGAAACTAGTGCAAAGCAATGTTAATCACTGTCTATCTTTACACCCTAAATACTATCAGCGTTTCAGCTCGTTGAAATTAACTTTCTTTGTCATCTGGATTGTCTTTCAGATCTGTTTACCCGAGGTATTGATATCCAGGCTGTGAATGTGGTGATAAATTTTGATTTCCCAAAGCTGGCAGAAACTTATCTTCATCGCATTGGCAGATCAGGTAAGAGGAAAGACCTGTTTTAATCGCAACTTTGCTGATGACTGTGATGCTTTTTAGCCTTGAATTGGCTTTTGGTGTTTTATTACTATATTTGAGAATTACCTTAGATAGCTTTGATTTTTCtggcaaatttatttttgggtATCATATCAGATGCCTCTCCTTGCTGAGGATATTATCTGAATAAAGGGCTGTTCTCTTAAAACTGGCTTGAACAAtctaataggaaaaaaaaaaaaaggcatatcTTGCTTTTATCTCAGGAGGCTTACTATTGTATACTAAAATCTCAGCTTTAGAGTCTCTCAAGCCTAGAGATGTATGCTTTCTTCTGTGTGTGTATTGAGGTATGTTTCTACTGTCTGGGAATCAGCAGAATATGCCCTGAAGAAAGGCAAAACCCAAAGGAACTTGGTGTAGTTGAACTTTATAGTTCAGGCTTGTTCAAGAGCTCTGGAAGACTTTTTGGTGGTAACTATCTTGGAGCTTTGGTTAGAGCATTTTGAACCTCCTGAGTTTTCTTACTCCTACAGCACTTCAAAACTGCTTACCAAAACTTGATGTGAAAGGTGTAGAGACCTGTggctggatttatttttaacatcaCAGAATGATCCTAATTTCACAGTCTGcaaacttttttctctttttctgtcagCCCCTATGTTAACTCAGTTTAGTTTAggtgtgtggttttgttttttgtcaaGGTCGCTTTGGTCATCTTGGCCTGGCCATCAACTTAATCACCTATGATGATCGATTCAACCTGAAAAGTATTGAGGAGCAGTTGGGAACTGAAATTAAACCCATACCAAGCAACATTGACAAGAGCTTGTATGTGGCAGAATACCACAGTGAACCTGTAGAAGAAGAGAAACAGTAAACATGCAGGTATGTAAGTGCCTTGCTGAATGGTGATGTGTTGAATGACAGGAATGTTGTTGATGTGTCAGTGTTACCTCAGGGGAAGAGGGAAACTGATGTGATGAAAAAGCTCTGAATGTGAAAGCAAGGGTTTGAAATAGAGTTTCAGTGCAAGGAATTCCATGGATATGCTgaaggtgggagggggagggatgggtattttttagttgttttaaTTGAAATGCTGACCATGTGCTAAGGAGAtcaaaaatggggaaaagggggagtGGGTAATGGTGTTGGGAGAGGTCAGGATGGAGTAGTAGTAGCCTAATGAATTCTTTCTGTATTGCTAAGCTGAAATGAGAAATTGGTGAGGGGCAGAGAGGAAAGTAGTCCTCCAAAAAGTGAGGAAATAAAATGGATAGCTGTGAGAACAGAGCATCAACCGAAGAGTAAACACCTCACCAGCCAGAAGGACCAGGATCTTTTGTATCCTTTGATTCATAGAATTCTTGGAAGTGAACAAAGTAGGGAGTGAAGCTGTGATTCATCTTTGCTGCCACTTGAGGTCGTCTATGTAGTTTCAACAGGAAATGAGGTTTCACTGTTGGAGACTCATCTAAGTGCTCCCTTTCTGATCATTGTCTCAGGAAAAGTTGCTGAGTTAAGTCCTTTTATAGGAAGATTACTTGCCCTGGACTGCAGTCAAGCTAAACTGGCTGCAGGATGATGATCTGACCTTAGTTAAGATGTCATGCAAGATCCATCACCATACAGTTTGGGCTGAAACTCATTCTTATGTTTACTCTTCTCAGAGGTTAGGATTTAGAAAGACAATACCAACGAAGCTACTGAAATTCTTTTCAGATgaccagaaataaaaaagtggCTATAGAAGCAGTCTGCTTGATAGCATTAAAATGAACCTATGGTTCCTTCTTGAAGTCACCCAAGGATAGCCCTAGATAGTCATAACAAGCTGACTTGAAAGCTTCTGCTTTGGTGATTGAACCTTCTTAGTGTTTATAAATAAATGGAATACAAAACAGGTAATGGATGTGGAACAGGCTCTTGGATGGTAACAGTTAATGAATGTGCAACAGCTTCCTAAGTGGAATGCTGGGACCTTGCCAAAGAGCAGTTTGCTGCTTCCTAAAATACAAGAAACCAGGAGGTAGTCATGTTCCACAGGTACAGAAGGGCTTTAGTAGCACCTCTGTTTACAAAGCTGAAATTGGTATTGAGCTGCTCAATATGCCCTTTGCCATTTGGGAGCTGTTGCATAGTTATTGTATGTGATTCATCAATTtgtgttctggttttgtctgaTTTAACTGAGGGTGTTgtggttgtttgttttattcggttttttctgccttttttctgggttgttttttgttgtgttgttttgggttttttttttttttttttttttttttttttttttgttgttgttggttggtttttgttttatttgtgggATTTCTTTGGttgtttattttggggtttttttgtttggttttgcgagggttgttctgtttgtttggtttggtttacatggttttttgttttggtggttttgttgttttgtttctttttttttttttttttaggctttgATTACACATGCCAGAAGGTGAAGCCCTATGATCCAGATCTGTGACACATCGTTTCTTTGGGGATACCCTtctctttgtgggtttttcttcatcttttcattTCGGAACTATGAAGACTTAAAGAGCTcgtctttttttctctttaaatttggcagcaaggaagaaagaagataaaaggaggaatgtctttttgtttttccacttgTTTGCACTGCGTGCTGATTGAACATTAGTTGCACTAACTGctggttttaaattttgttttctttgggtgGGAGGGTCAGCAAGGGAAGAAGAGAAACCCTGAAAAGAGAAGAATCTTGATGAACACGAGCTTGTCTGCTATTTCAAATTCTATAACTATTGACTGAGTGCATTTCAACTTCTCCCCGGTTACTCATCTGTTTTTTAAGCTAAAGAGCTTCTTACTTATTCGTGCAAAGTGCCTTATGCTATGAGACCATTCAGAATATCACCTTTCCCACACAGCCCAAGGAATTGACATTTGTTTTTGGTTTCAGGTCAAAGTTCCCCTCTCTTCCCCTACTCCTCCTTGCCATGTATTcaagcccagggctgggaggtgaaATGTATTGGTTATTGGtaatactcctttttttttttttcaacttactttttaaaattttttttttattggagGAGTTGATATGCATCTGCAGTTCATCCAAACTGTAAATACctgtatttaaaatgaaaccaacCTAAAATCTGGGCTGATTAGGTGCAGCATCATAGCTCCAGAAGGAAAGAGTAGCCTATGATCCTTTGCAGGAGCCATAAGAAAAGCCCTGTGCTCTAGCAGAACACTAAAGACTGGTTTCCATGAGTCTTCATTAGTAGTTAACAGCACTTGATAGGTAGACTTGTTTCAGAGCCATGGCCCTCTTTCTTCTGGTGCAGTGTGTCCCATAGAAAATCAGATGTGTATATTGTACAAACTTtgtaaatatgatttttttttttctgtttgggttcatatataactttttcttttatgatgAAGGTTGCTGAGGTTAAAGGGATTAGACTGATTATGGGAGCAGCTAAAGATGAGAGGGGCTCAGTTTTCTGCAACACTAAACAATGAGAAGTTCTCTGACCTCTGTGAACTGCAGGCCACCACAAGTGTCCCTTGTCAGGGTGGATTTACTCTGGTGCTAGCAACAGTCCTGTACTGCTTGTATGGAAGAGATCACGTGTGGGGCTCCAAGGCCTCCAAATCCATAGCTCAGCCTTTTGGGGGATGCTCTTTGATTTTGCCCTTTAGAAACTTCAGGAACTTGACAAGCTCTGAAGGAGTCCATGACCTGTGTTCCACCATGGTGTGAGGGAAATCCAGTGGGTGTCGCTGAGCAGTATACGCGTAAGGTGTGGATTTGGGTTTGAGAGACCATAAAAAAACCAGTTCACGTGCATAAACTGACAGTTCTGGAACTTTGTGGAATTGATTCACTTCCTGcattgctgtgttttctgtccAGAGGGGCCTCTGTGCAGAACTGTGAGCAGGTAAGGGCAAACCCCTGTTAATGTCAgaa
This genomic interval carries:
- the DDX6 gene encoding probable ATP-dependent RNA helicase DDX6, producing MSTARTENPVIMGLSSQNGQLRGPVKPSGGPGGGGTQTQQQMNQLKNANTINNGTQQQAQSMTTTIKPGDDWKKTLKLPPKDLRIKTSDVTSTKGNEFEDYCLKRELLMGIFEMGWEKPSPIQEESIPIALSGRDILARAKNGTGKSGAYLIPLLERLDLKKDNIQAMVIVPTRELALQVSQICIQVSKHMGGAKVMATTGGTNLRDDIMRLDDTVHVVIATPGRILDLIKKGVAKVEHVQMIVLDEANKLLSQDFVQIMEDIILTLPKNRQILLYSATFPLSVQKFMNSHLQKPYEINLMEELTLKGVTQYYAYVTERQKVHCLNTLFSRLQINQSIIFCNSSQRVELLAKKISQLGYSCFYIHAKMRQEHRNRVFHDFRNGLCRNLVCTDLFTRGIDIQAVNVVINFDFPKLAETYLHRIGRSGRFGHLGLAINLITYDDRFNLKSIEEQLGTEIKPIPSNIDKSLYVAEYHSEPVEEEKQ